From one Planococcus citri chromosome 3, ihPlaCitr1.1, whole genome shotgun sequence genomic stretch:
- the LOC135838740 gene encoding modular serine protease-like, which produces MLNVIKCVNTAYLLYLFGCIVFSAVDFSDGLRLKKYEKHINANDFIKCNGQYHCSDGEPSYSNISHQLTSTHRPNKIRRKRAANDYCIEPVPTPDKIISYSCPSDGSNSCSTKGLIRQFTIATIQCTPNYFSAPETNFQSICNGRNWVPPIDRCFKKCEKLNPVNVDLQCYRKGINIACDENLLLAGTRIRPTCKQLYKYGDFVPSYQEIVCLEDGKWDKILFSCVPECGRSYVNGEPLISGGVEERYGDSPWHVAIYNQKKVLICGGTIISPELVLSAAHCFYDRVNNKKQDAVNYEVVVSKVSRNYSQIDNKYQKVFKINEIRYSDKGFVALDNYYAADIVILILQEKITLSPTVLPACVEWIPVQKPPEGTLGKVSGWGANEYGKLSERLLTTNLPFISRGQCLNTVPSDFKPFVTLDKFCAGSQTGSSVLQGDSGGGLLFREGNFYYIRGIVSLKQPTATAIAAFTDLADYVDWILAVRNAIEQGEKDIKDDVILPSTKISLDCGLSSTYIDDSAPWHVSVYNVTENRVTCGGTIISSRLMLSAAHCFNMPLNLSQYEIAVNKIPKTQKTYKIKEVRFFIPGQTAAEYDIAIVILTEKLSFNSEVSPVCIEWTRNSEFTAPEGTLGKFIGWDWNRNGTTTLLTQSLPFISHDLCVSKLSSSHFKSFVQFDKFCADSKAMSYYASSRGSGFVFQNGARYYIRGIMSIRAPAQLGVALFTDISYYINLIVAVLDEVE; this is translated from the exons ttttttcagcAGTAGATTTCTCTGATGGgttaagattgaaaaaatacgaaaagcATATTAATGCGAATGATTTCATAAA GTGCAATGGACAGTATCATTGTAGCGATGGAGAACCATCATATTCCAACATATCCCACCAATTAACATCAACCCATAGACCTAATAAAATTAGAAGAAAGAGAGCTGCAAA CGACTATTGCATCGAACCAGTACCTACTCCAGATAAAATAATCTCATATTCTTGTCCCAGCGATGGTTCGAATTCTTGTTCTACGAAAGGATTAATTCGTCAGTTTACTATCGCGACGATTCAGTGCACCCCGAATTATTTTTCAGCACCTGAGACTAATTTTCAGTCCATCTGTAATGGACGAAATTGGGTTCCACCAATTGACAGATGCTTTA AGAAGTGTGAAAAACTCAACCCTGTAAATGTTGATCTTCAATGTTACCGCAAAGGAATAAATATTGCTTGTGATGAAAACCTGTTGCTGGCTGGCACCAGAATTCGTCCAACTTGCAAGCAACTGTACAAATACGGTGATTTTGTCCCATCGTATCAAGAAATCGTGTGCCTTGAAGATGGAAAATGGGATAAAATATTATTCTCGTGTGTTCCAG AATGTGGTCGCTCTTACGTGAACGGGGAGCCCTTAATTTCGGGCGGAGTTGAGGAACGTTACGGTGACTCCCCTTGGCATGTAGCTATTTACAATCAAAAAAAGGTATTAATTTGTGGTGGAACGATCATCAGTCCAGAATTGGTTTTATCAG ctGCGCATTGCTTTTATGATCGAGTGAATAATAAGAAACAGGACGCCGTTAATTATGAAGTTGTCGTTAGTAAAGTTAGCagaaattattctcaaattGATAACAAATACCAAAAAGTGTTCAAG ATCAATGAAATACGTTACTCTGACAAAGGATTCGTGGCTTTGGACAATTATTACGCAGCTGacattgtaattttaattttacaagaaaaaatcaCCCTATCGCCGACAGTGTTGCCTGCCTGTGTTGAATGGATACCTGTACAGAAACCTCCGGAAGGCACACTTGGCAAA GTTTCGGGTTGGGGAGCCAATGAATATGGAAAACTGAGCGAACGTTTACTTACAACAAATTTACCCTTTATTAGTCGAGGGCAATGTTTGAATACTGTGCCAAGTGATTTTAAACCATTCGTAACACTTGATAAATTTTGTGCTGGATCTCaaacag GTTCATCCGTTCTTCAAGGGGATAGCGGTGGCGGTTTATTGTTTCGAGAAGgcaatttttattatattcGAGGCATCGTTAGCTTAAAACAACCCACTGCTACTGCAATTGCAGCCTTCACAGACCTAGCTGATTATGTTGACTGGATTCTTGCAGTACGAAATGCAATAGAACAAGGAGAAAAAGACATCAAAGACGATGTAATACTCCCATCGACAAAAATttctttag ATTGTGGACTTTCATCAACGTATATTGATGATTCAGCCCCTTGGCACGTATCCGTTTACAATGTAACTGAAAATAGAGTGACATGTGGAGGTACAATCATAAGCTCTCGATTGATGCTATCAG ctgcaCATTGTTTCAATATGCCTCTGAATCTCAGTCAGTATGAAATAGCTgtcaataaaattccaaaaacccaGAAAACATACAAG ATTAAAGAAGTACGTTTTTTCATTCCGGGACAAACTGCTGCAGAATATGATATTGCGATAGTAATTTTGACAGAGAAGCTCAGTTTCAATTCAGAAGTTTCGCCAGTATGTATAGAATGGACCAGAAACAGCGAATTTACTGCTCCTGAAGGAACACTTGGAAAA TTCATAGGATGGGACTGGAACAGAAATGGAACAACTACTTTGCTTACTCAATCACTACCCTTTATAAGTCATGATCTCTGCGTGAGCAAACTATCCTCCAGTCATTTCAAGTCATTTGtgcaatttgataaattttgcgCCGATTCAAAAGCAATGTCTTATTATGCATCGAGCAGAGGAAGTGGATTCGTTTTTCAGAACGGTGCTCGTTATTATATTCGAGGCATTATGAGCATTAGGGCACCTGCTCAACTTGGTGTGGCTCTATTTACCGATATATCTTATTATATCAATTTGATAGTTGCAGTTTTGGATGAGGTTGAGTGA